Genomic segment of Bacteroidota bacterium:
GGCGAAACAGAGGTCAAAACATCCTGACCCATTGCTTTTTCTTTTACAGTATCTGTAAACTCCTTTGCAATTTTATAGTTAACATCAGCTTCAACTAATGCCCGACGTATTTCTTTTACCGTGGTAGCAATATTGATCTCTGATATTTTACCTTGCCCCTTTAAACTTTTAAAGGCACTTTCTAACCTGTCGGATAAATTTTCGAACATAGAATTAATTAGCAAATTTGGTAATTAGCACCCACCTGCTTCGCATTCGGGCAAGAATTAGCAAAAGTTTTATCGCGAGCGACAAAACATTGCAAATTCATAATTATCGACCTGATTGCTTTCAGACCGAATTTTAATTATTTAATAATATCTCAAACGGATAACACCTGCAAGATACTTCGATAAACGAACAACTTGTTTTGTATATCCAAATTCATTATCGTACCAGCAATATAAAACAACACTTTTCCCATCCTTGGAAACAATGGTTGCAGGTGCATCCACAATCACACAATGGCTGTTGCCAATACAATCGCTACTTACAATTTCCAAACTCATGCTGTAATCTATCTGTTCAACAAGCTGACCATGGGAAGATGCCTCTTTAAGCATATTGTTCACTTCCTCAATGGTAACATTTTTCCTCAGCGTTAAATTCATGATCGCTAAAGAAACATCCGGAGTAGGAACACGAATTGCATTTCCTGTAAATTTTCCTGCTAGATCAGGTAATACTTTCGCAACAGCACTCGCAGCGCCTGTTTCTGTAATTACCATATTCATTGGAGCCGAACGACCTCTTCTGGATTTTTTGTGATAGTTATCCAATAAATTTTGGTCGTTTGTATAACTATGCACTGTTTCTAAATGTCCGTGATCTATACCGAACGCATTTTCCATTACATACAAAATTGGCACAACTGCGTTTGTAGTACAACTAGCCGCGGAAAAGATCTTTTCCTTTGTAATATCAAATTTCTCATGGTTGATTCCGTGAACGATGTTAGGAATATCACCTTTACCCGGAGCAGTAAGTAAAACCTGACTAACTCCTTTTGCCTCCAAATGTTTCGCAAGTTTTTCGCGTTCGCGAGAGATACCTGTATTGTCGATAACAAGTGCTTCATTAATATCATATGCAGTGTAATCAATACTTTCCGGTTTATCGCCTGCTATCATATAAACAGTGTGACCGTTTATGATCAATGCTTTATTAGCAAGATCTTCTACCACTGTACCTTGAAATTTACCATGGATAGAATCCCTACGCAACAAACTTGCGCGCTTGATAATATCCTCATCCGAATTTGAACGGGTTACGATTGCTCTTAGGCGGAGTTGCTCCCCTTTTCCTGCCTCGTTTATAATAATTCGGGCTGCAATGCGACCAATACGACCAAAACCATATAATACTACGTCTTTTGGTTTAAGAACTAATTTATCTTTCCCAATAAATTCAGCCATTTTTTCACCAACAAAAGCCTCGGTGCTAGCATAATTAGAGCCTTCACTTAACCATTCGCTGCCCAAACGGCCAAGATCTATACGCGATGGAGCAAGATCAAGTTTAACAAGAGCCTGAGTTAGCGCCAAAGAAATTTCAATAGTTAATGGGCGATTCAAAAAGCGCTGTGCATATAAATGGTGATTTAGGATCTCACTTGCACGTGCATCAACCAATTGACGGCGAAAAATAATGAGTTCCACAGATTTGTCGTACCAAAGTTGTGAAGCCAGAGCGCTAAGCTCTACTGCGGCCTTCTCTTTCTGGTTCCACTCTTTTAGGGTAATTTCATACGAATTGTTCATCATAAAAGCTCTTGTTTTGTAGGTTATTTTTAGAGAGCACAAAGTTAATAAATGCACCGCAGAGCAACTCTAAATTTCTAAAAATTGATGGATATTTTAAAAAACAGCGGA
This window contains:
- a CDS encoding glyceraldehyde-3-phosphate dehydrogenase, producing MNNSYEITLKEWNQKEKAAVELSALASQLWYDKSVELIIFRRQLVDARASEILNHHLYAQRFLNRPLTIEISLALTQALVKLDLAPSRIDLGRLGSEWLSEGSNYASTEAFVGEKMAEFIGKDKLVLKPKDVVLYGFGRIGRIAARIIINEAGKGEQLRLRAIVTRSNSDEDIIKRASLLRRDSIHGKFQGTVVEDLANKALIINGHTVYMIAGDKPESIDYTAYDINEALVIDNTGISREREKLAKHLEAKGVSQVLLTAPGKGDIPNIVHGINHEKFDITKEKIFSAASCTTNAVVPILYVMENAFGIDHGHLETVHSYTNDQNLLDNYHKKSRRGRSAPMNMVITETGAASAVAKVLPDLAGKFTGNAIRVPTPDVSLAIMNLTLRKNVTIEEVNNMLKEASSHGQLVEQIDYSMSLEIVSSDCIGNSHCVIVDAPATIVSKDGKSVVLYCWYDNEFGYTKQVVRLSKYLAGVIRLRYY